A genomic stretch from Enterobacter oligotrophicus includes:
- the nqrE gene encoding NADH:ubiquinone reductase (Na(+)-transporting) subunit E: protein MAHYLSLFVRAVFVENMALAFFLGMCTFLAVSKKVSTAFGLGVAVTVVLGLSVPINNLVFNFVLRDGALVEGVDLSFLNFITFIGVIAALVQILEMILDRYFPSLYNALGIFLPLIAVNCAIFGGVSFMVQRDYNFSESVVYGFGSGIGWMLAIVTMAGIREKMKYANVPAGLRGLGITFITTGLMALGFMSFSGVQL, encoded by the coding sequence ATGGCTCATTACCTGAGTTTATTTGTGCGCGCAGTGTTTGTTGAAAACATGGCGCTCGCGTTTTTCCTCGGCATGTGTACGTTCCTTGCTGTTTCTAAAAAGGTGTCGACGGCATTTGGACTGGGGGTGGCGGTTACGGTCGTTCTTGGGCTTTCCGTACCGATTAACAATCTGGTGTTCAACTTCGTGCTGCGGGACGGCGCGCTGGTAGAAGGTGTCGACCTGAGCTTTCTGAACTTCATCACCTTCATCGGTGTGATTGCGGCGCTGGTGCAAATTCTTGAGATGATCCTCGACAGGTATTTCCCGTCGCTCTATAACGCCCTGGGGATTTTTCTGCCGCTGATCGCCGTGAACTGCGCCATCTTCGGCGGCGTGTCGTTTATGGTTCAGCGCGATTACAACTTCAGTGAATCCGTGGTGTATGGCTTTGGTTCCGGTATCGGCTGGATGCTGGCTATTGTCACCATGGCGGGCATCCGTGAAAAAATGAAATATGCCAACGTGCCCGCGGGCTTGCGCGGCTTAGGGATCACCTTTATCACCACCGGGTTGATGGCACTGGGCTTTATGTCCTTCTCCGGTGTGCAGCTATAA
- a CDS encoding NADH:ubiquinone reductase (Na(+)-transporting) subunit D encodes MADTGELKEVKKVLIGPLLANNPITLQVLGVCSALAVTTKLETALVMTVAVTLVTAFSSMFISMIRHHIPNSVRIIVQMAIIASLVIVVDQLLRAFAYETSKQLSVFVGLIITNCIVMGRAEAYAMKMPPLASFMDGIGNGLGYGVILMTVGFLRELIGSGKLFGITVLDTVQNGGWYLPNGLFLLAPSAFFIIGLLIWLIRTLKPEQQEKE; translated from the coding sequence ATGGCTGATACCGGTGAACTGAAAGAAGTCAAAAAGGTGCTGATTGGCCCACTGTTAGCCAATAACCCGATTACCCTGCAGGTGTTGGGCGTCTGTTCGGCGCTGGCGGTGACCACCAAACTGGAAACTGCGCTGGTGATGACCGTTGCGGTAACGCTGGTTACGGCGTTCTCCAGCATGTTTATCTCGATGATCCGCCATCACATACCGAACAGCGTGAGGATCATTGTGCAAATGGCGATCATCGCCTCGCTGGTGATCGTGGTCGATCAGCTGCTGCGCGCTTTTGCTTATGAAACCTCAAAACAGCTTTCGGTGTTTGTCGGTCTGATTATCACCAACTGCATCGTGATGGGGCGTGCTGAAGCCTACGCCATGAAAATGCCGCCGCTGGCGAGCTTTATGGACGGCATCGGCAACGGCCTGGGTTACGGCGTGATCCTGATGACGGTCGGATTCCTGCGCGAGCTTATTGGTAGCGGCAAGCTGTTTGGCATCACGGTGCTGGATACGGTGCAGAATGGCGGCTGGTATCTGCCAAACGGACTGTTCCTGCTGGCCCCAAGCGCATTTTTCATTATCGGTTTGCTGATCTGGCTGATTCGTACCCTGAAGCCTGAACAGCAGGAAAAGGAGTAA
- the nqrF gene encoding NADH:ubiquinone reductase (Na(+)-transporting) subunit F, which translates to MEIILGVVMFTLIVLVLSGLILAARAKLVNSGDVIIDINDEPQNQIRTPAGDKLLNTLSGNGIFVSSACGGGGSCGQCRVTVKEGGGDILPTELAHITKREAKEGCRLACQVAVRQNMKIELPEEIFGVKKWECEVISNDNKATFIKELKLRVPEGESVPFRAGGYIQIECPEHTVAYADFDVPDEYRADWDKFNLFRFVSDVKEPTLRAYSMANYPEEKGIIMLNVRIATPPPNVPGAPPGVMSSYIWSLKPGDKVTISGPFGEFFAKDTDAEMVFIGGGAGMAPMRSHIFDQLKRLSSQRKISFWYGARSLREMFYDDEFEQLARDNPNFTFHVALSDPQPEDNWTGYTGFIHNVLYENYLKQHPAPEDCEFYMCGPPMMNAAVIKMLKDLGVEDENILLDDFGG; encoded by the coding sequence ATGGAAATTATTCTTGGCGTGGTGATGTTCACGCTGATTGTTCTGGTGCTGTCGGGTCTGATCCTGGCCGCACGTGCGAAGCTGGTAAATTCCGGTGATGTCATTATTGATATCAACGATGAGCCGCAAAACCAGATCCGCACACCAGCGGGGGACAAGCTGCTTAATACACTCTCCGGCAACGGGATTTTTGTCTCTTCAGCCTGCGGCGGCGGTGGCTCCTGCGGGCAGTGCCGCGTAACGGTGAAAGAGGGGGGCGGGGATATTCTGCCAACCGAGCTGGCGCATATCACTAAACGTGAAGCAAAAGAGGGCTGCCGTCTGGCCTGTCAGGTCGCGGTGCGTCAGAACATGAAGATTGAGCTGCCGGAAGAAATTTTCGGCGTCAAAAAATGGGAGTGTGAGGTTATCTCTAACGATAACAAAGCCACCTTCATTAAAGAGCTTAAACTGCGCGTGCCGGAAGGGGAAAGTGTCCCGTTCCGTGCGGGGGGCTACATCCAGATAGAGTGTCCGGAACATACTGTCGCGTATGCGGACTTTGACGTGCCCGATGAATACCGCGCCGACTGGGATAAATTCAATCTCTTCCGTTTTGTTTCTGACGTCAAAGAGCCCACGTTGCGCGCTTACTCCATGGCGAACTACCCGGAAGAGAAGGGCATTATCATGCTTAACGTGCGTATCGCCACGCCGCCACCCAATGTGCCGGGTGCACCACCGGGCGTGATGTCGTCGTATATCTGGTCCCTCAAGCCAGGCGATAAAGTGACGATTTCCGGTCCGTTCGGTGAGTTCTTTGCTAAAGACACCGACGCAGAAATGGTCTTTATCGGCGGTGGTGCTGGGATGGCACCGATGCGTTCTCATATCTTCGACCAGCTTAAACGGCTTAGCAGCCAGCGCAAAATCAGCTTCTGGTACGGTGCCCGCTCGCTGCGCGAAATGTTTTATGATGATGAGTTTGAACAGCTTGCGCGTGACAACCCTAACTTTACCTTCCATGTGGCGCTTTCCGATCCACAGCCGGAAGATAACTGGACGGGTTATACAGGGTTCATCCATAACGTGCTGTATGAAAACTACCTCAAACAGCATCCGGCACCGGAAGATTGCGAGTTTTATATGTGTGGTCCGCCGATGATGAACGCCGCAGTGATCAAGATGCTTAAAGATCTCGGTGTGGAAGATGAGAACATCTTGCTCGATGACTTTGGAGGCTGA
- a CDS encoding Na(+)-translocating NADH-quinone reductase subunit C, protein MAEVKNNDSIGKTLLVVLVLCLVCSIVVAGSAVGLKPLQQEQRALDKQRNILAVAGLMQEGMSADDVSALFAERISARLVDLKTGELLDKDPAKFNQAQALKDPQMSLVLEASQDPAGIKRRSNLAEIYLVRDEQKRVQEMVLPIYGNGLWSMMYAFVALDTDGRTVKGITYYDQGETPGLGGEVENPNWRAQFVGKKVLDDNGQPALKVMKGAARPGDEYAVDGLSGATLTSNGVQHSFDFWMGELGFGPFLKNVREGALNNG, encoded by the coding sequence GTGGCTGAAGTCAAAAATAACGACAGCATCGGCAAAACGCTGCTGGTGGTGCTGGTCCTTTGCCTGGTGTGTTCCATTGTCGTGGCGGGTTCAGCCGTAGGGTTGAAGCCGCTGCAGCAGGAGCAACGAGCGCTGGATAAACAGCGCAATATCCTGGCCGTCGCCGGGCTGATGCAGGAAGGGATGAGTGCAGACGACGTCTCGGCACTCTTTGCCGAGCGCATATCAGCCCGACTGGTGGATTTAAAAACCGGCGAACTGCTGGATAAAGACCCGGCGAAGTTTAATCAGGCCCAGGCGCTAAAAGATCCGCAGATGAGTCTTGTACTTGAGGCATCACAGGACCCGGCCGGTATCAAGCGTCGCAGCAATCTCGCGGAAATCTACCTGGTACGGGATGAGCAAAAACGTGTGCAGGAAATGGTACTGCCAATCTACGGCAACGGTTTGTGGTCAATGATGTATGCCTTCGTAGCGCTCGATACTGATGGGCGCACGGTAAAAGGGATTACGTATTATGACCAGGGCGAAACGCCGGGGCTGGGCGGGGAGGTTGAGAACCCTAACTGGCGTGCACAGTTCGTCGGGAAAAAAGTGCTCGACGACAACGGCCAGCCTGCGCTGAAAGTGATGAAAGGCGCTGCACGTCCGGGGGACGAATATGCTGTTGACGGGCTTTCCGGGGCCACGCTCACCTCTAACGGGGTGCAGCACAGTTTTGATTTCTGGATGGGCGAGCTGGGCTTTGGCCCCTTCCTGAAAAATGTACGTGAAGGAGCGCTGAACAATGGCTGA
- the nqrM gene encoding (Na+)-NQR maturation NqrM — translation MMTFLAAFLVFVLVVFGMSLGWIIKRKSLQGSCGGISSLGMEKVCDCPEPCDARKKRMAREARRIL, via the coding sequence ATGATGACATTTCTGGCAGCTTTCCTGGTCTTTGTGCTGGTGGTGTTCGGTATGTCGTTAGGCTGGATCATTAAGCGTAAAAGTCTCCAGGGCAGTTGCGGTGGCATTTCATCCCTTGGCATGGAAAAAGTCTGCGACTGTCCGGAGCCGTGCGACGCCCGTAAAAAACGGATGGCGCGCGAGGCCCGGCGTATCCTTTAG